From Carassius gibelio isolate Cgi1373 ecotype wild population from Czech Republic chromosome B23, carGib1.2-hapl.c, whole genome shotgun sequence, the proteins below share one genomic window:
- the dlgap4a gene encoding disks large-associated protein 4 isoform X3, whose amino-acid sequence MVGSVERKDLTAVSTCTAVYKKNPPPIPPRTTSKPYIAVTVQSSTESAQDTYLDSQDQRSEVNSQSGRSNSSDSIASSRTGSLVKAKRPPILPPIPAPREPVPLPSARVTTPPPTIVPPSPAPDAKNQPASLTVALSEPQAPPKRKLSSIGIQVDCVQPILREEQTPTTRFQSIGVQVEDGRPLSRYTSMASRQETTEAESQSDGKPSQNKTPHQSLDCSSVLKPSLQEKLDPALDPSSLPPPDPSLQAGSMNGAVEQPGGAACLRDGCWFQKLLQAEAERMEAWCQQMEQETKDKPLSEEVLGKVRSAVGSAQLLMSQKFKQFQGLCEQNLDASAQPRPTAQDLAGFWDLLQLSIEDISMKFDELHLLKSNDWKMCETQDKKEEKKSAPSHTPKKTVKVKPSGGKEKSSDSLADKQRQEARKRLMAAKRAVSERQNSATESAESIEIYVPEAQTRL is encoded by the exons ATGGTGGGCTCCGTTGAGCGAAAAGATTTAACAGCGG TCTCCACGTGTACGGCCGTCTATAAGAAGAATCCTCCGCCTATTCCTCCTCGAACCACCTCCAAACCCTACATCGCGGTGACGGTCCAGAGCAGCACCGAATCGGCCCAGGACACGTACCTGGACAGCCAGGACCAGCGCAGCGAGGTCAACAGCCAATCAGGACGCAGCAACTCCTCCGACAGCATCGCCAGCTCTCGGACGGGGAGTCTGGTCAAGGCCAAGCGGCCACCCATCCTGCCCCCAATCCCCGCCCCGCGGGAACCCGTGCCCCTGCCCAGCGCCAGAGTGACCACGCCCCCTCCCACCATAGTCCCGCCCTCTCCCGCCCCAGACGCCAAAAACCAGCCAGCGAGCCTCACAGTGGCACTTAGCGAACCGCAAGCCCCGCCCAAAAGAAAGCTCTCCTCCATTGGCATTCAG GTGGACTGTGTGCAGCCGATTCTGAGAGAGGAGCAAACTCCCACCACCAGGTTCCAGTCCATCGGGGTTCAGGTTGAAGACGGCAGGCC ACTCAGTCGCTACACTAGCATGGCGTCTAGACAGGAGACGACGGAGGCCGAATCTCAGTCCGACGGTAAACCCTCGCAGAACAAGACGCCCCACCAGAGTCTGGACTGCAGCAGCGTTCTCAAACCCTCGCTGCAGGAGAAGCTGGACCCAGCGCTGGACCCGTCCTCCCTCCCACCGCCCGACCCGTCTCTGCAGGCTGGGAGCATGAACGGGGCCGTGGAGCAGCCTGGGGGTGCGGCGTGCCTCAGGGACGGGTGCTGGTTCCAGAAACTTCTTCAGGCCGAGGCCGAACGCATGGAGGCCTGGTGTCAGCAGATGGAGCAGGAGACCAAAGATAAACCGCTGTCAGAGGAGG TTTTGGGGAAGGTGCGCAGTGCCGTAGGAAGCGCTCAGCTCTTGATGTCTCAGAAGTTCAAGCAGTTTCAGGGTCTCTGTGAGCAGAACCTG gatgCGAGTGCTCAGCCGCGGCCCACAGCGCAGGATCTGGCCGGGTTCTGGGATCTGCTGCAGCTCTCCATCGAGGACATCAGCATGAAGTTTGACGAGCTGCACCTCCTCAAGTCCAACGACTGGAAGATGTGCGAGACCCAGGACAAAAAG GAGGAGAAGAAGTCGGCTCCGTCCCACACACCAAAGAAGACGGTGAAGGTCAAACCCAGCGGAGGAAAGGAGAAGAGCAGCGACTCGCTGGCCGACAAACAGCGTCAGGAGGCCAGGAAGAGACTGATGGCGGCCAAGCGAGCGGTTTCTGAACGACAGAACTCTGCCACCGAGAGCGCCGAGAGCATCGAGATCTACGTCCCCGAGGCTCAGACGCGACTCTAA
- the myl9a gene encoding myosin regulatory light polypeptide 9 encodes MSAAKRAKGKTTKKRPQRATSNVFAMFDQSQIQEFKEAFNMIDQNRDGFIDKEDLHDMLASLGKNPSDEYLEGMMSEAPGPINFTMFLTMFGERLNGTDPEDVIRNAFMCFDEDASGFIHEDHLRELLTTMGDRFTDEEVDELFREAPIDKKGNFNYVEFTRILKHGAKDKDDI; translated from the exons ATGTCTGCAGCCAAGCGTGCCAAAGGAAAGACCACAAAGAAGCGCCCGCAGAGGGCCACGTCCAACGTCTTTGCCATGTTCGACCAATCACAGATCCAGGAGTTCAAAGAGGCCTTCAACATGATCGATCAGAACAGAGACGGATTCATCGATAAAGAGGATCTGCACGACATGCTGGCCTCTCTGG GGAAGAACCCGTCTGACGAGTACCTGGAGGGAATGATGAGCGAAGCTCCTGGTCCCATCAACTTCACCATGTTCCTCACCATGTTTGGAGAACGTCTGAATGGCACTGATCCTGAAGACGTCATCCGAAACGCCTTCATGTGCTTCGACGAAGATGCTTCTG GTTTCATCCACGAGGACCATCTCCGCGAGCTGCTGACCACTATGGGTGACCGTTTCACAGATGAAGAAGTGGACGAGCTGTTTCGAGAGGCACCTATCGACAAGAAAGGAAACTTTAACTACGTGGAGTTCACTCGCATCCTCAAACACGGGGCCAAAGACAAGGACGACAT ATAA
- the dlgap4a gene encoding disks large-associated protein 4 isoform X1: MKGLGANRGRHLSETCDPSAGPQEPLCPLAPDPHATFLLSPTVNHYATLDPHLHHFPVSTPTTLQSDYLLPLNNQLSTSSTFPRLHYTTQQEQSDYTQACVAQTGSHSGTLTSSMSMGMGLGLGLGAPAMISSGTATISSAAAAKMNRLPANLLDQLERHLPLQRDGFSTLQFHRRSRGSKQRSESPSRIRNLVQSVQKLFAKSQSMEVSAVKGSITAGPAGDAAKAARRSKSKDRAKTEGTKRRPRPNLSGFWSSDDGLEDEAPAQPAAGPIAVAYRNPLSMMTLGRAVSDSQAAPRTHPQGYNTIAAHTLKSSKSSGDLKPTVSLPPSTGQTGEHSLVKRGSWSTLTLCQARQVLQKGSATVNRTLLKSKSCHGQEMTCNFLQVPAGDWSGTTGKGGGGVGDIPCRRMRSGSYVKAMGDMEDSEDSDGPPSPKPSPKTAARRQSYLKATQHSLSEQQPPLLPPRSCMPSLCEVSTNRSLDNLECLMGANEAALQHWDADGGFGQHCSTLGRGSTMGQVEQGYRSGTAYGQLDSQALEALDLPTPSCFRSRSHSYLRAIQAGCSQDDDTGSADSDETPPITSSISSYSSTTVSTCTAVYKKNPPPIPPRTTSKPYIAVTVQSSTESAQDTYLDSQDQRSEVNSQSGRSNSSDSIASSRTGSLVKAKRPPILPPIPAPREPVPLPSARVTTPPPTIVPPSPAPDAKNQPASLTVALSEPQAPPKRKLSSIGIQVDCVQPILREEQTPTTRFQSIGVQVEDGRPLSRYTSMASRQETTEAESQSDGKPSQNKTPHQSLDCSSVLKPSLQEKLDPALDPSSLPPPDPSLQAGSMNGAVEQPGGAACLRDGCWFQKLLQAEAERMEAWCQQMEQETKDKPLSEEVLGKVRSAVGSAQLLMSQKFKQFQGLCEQNLDASAQPRPTAQDLAGFWDLLQLSIEDISMKFDELHLLKSNDWKMCETQDKKEEKKSAPSHTPKKTVKVKPSGGKEKSSDSLADKQRQEARKRLMAAKRAVSERQNSATESAESIEIYVPEAQTRL, from the exons ATGAAAGGCTTAGGGGCCAATCGTGGCCGCCATCTGTCAGAGACCTGCGACCCCAGCGCGGGCCCCCAGGAGCCCCTGTGTCCATTGGCCCCGGACCCCCACGCCACCTTCCTCCTGAGCCCCACTGTCAACCACTACGCCACTCTTGATCCTCACCTCCATCATTTTCCTGTGTCCACCCCGACGACGCTGCAGTCGGACTATCTCCTGCCCCTGAACAACCAGCTGAGCACCAGCAGCACCTTCCCTCGCCTCCACTACACCACCCAGCAGGAGCAGAGCGACTACACACAG GCTTGTGTGGCTCAGACTGGCAGTCACTCGGGCACGCTCACGTCCTCCATGTCCATGGGCATGGGTTTGGGTCTGGGACTGGGCGCTCCAGCTATGATCAGCAGCGGCACAGCCACCATCTCATCCGCGGCGGCCGCCAAGATGAACCGGCTCCcggccaacctgctggaccagcTGGAGCGCCACCTACCCCTGCAGCGGGACGGCTTCAGCACGCTGCAGTTCCACCGGCGCAGCCGCGGCTCCAAGCAGCGCAGCGAGAGTCCCAGCCGCATCCGCAACCTGGTGCAGTCCGTCCAGAAGCTGTTCGCCAAGTCCCAGTCCATGGAGGTGTCGGCGGTCAAAGGGAGCATCACCGCGGGCCCAGCCGGAGACGCGGCTAAAGCGGCCCGCCGCAGCAAAAGCAAAGACCGCGCCAAGACCGAAGGCACCAAACGCCGTCCGCGACCCAATCTCTCAGGCTTCTGGAGCTCAGATGACGGTTTGGAGGACGAGGCGCCGGCTCAACCCGCCGCCGGGCCGATAGCAGTGGCTTATCGAAACCCTCTCAGCATGATGACACTCGGTCGGGCCGTGTCGGACAGTCAGGCGGCTCCCAGAACACATCCGCAGGGCTACAACACCATCGCAGCACATACACTCAAATCCTCCAAGAGCAGTGGAGATCTCAAGCCCACCGTCAGCCTGCCGCCCTCCACGGGCCAGACGGGGGAACACTCGCTGGTCAAGAGGGGCTCGTGGTCCACGCTGACCCTCTGTCAGGCTCGACAGGTGCTCCAGAAGGGATCCGCCACCGTCAACCGCACCCTGCTCAAGTCCAAGTCCTGCCACGGCCAGGAGATGACCTGCAACTTCCTCCAG GTGCCTGCGGGTGACTGGAGCGGGACGACGGGTAAGGGAGGCGGCGGTGTGGGGGATATCCCGTGCAGACGGATGCGCAGCGGCAGTTATGTTAAAGCCATGGGAGACATGGAGGACAGCGAGGACTCGGACGGACCCCCTTCACCCAAACCCTCGCCCAAAACCGCCGCCAGACGCCAGAGTTACCTGAAGGCCACACAGCACTCGCTCAGTGAACAGCAGCCGCCGCTGCTACCCCCTCGCAG cTGTATGCCGTCTCTATGCGAGGTCTCCACCAATCGCAGCCTGGATAACCTGGAGTGTCTGATGGGAGCCAATGAGGCGGCTCTGCAGCACTGGGACGCTGATGGGGGCTTCGGTCAGCACTGCTCCACACTAGGACGAGGCTCCACCATGGGACAG GTGGAGCAGGGCTACCGGAGCGGCACGGCGTACGGTCAGCTGGACTCTCAGGCGCTGGAGGCCTTGGATCTGCCCACACCCAGCTGCTTCCGCTCGCGGAGCCACAGTTACCTGCGCGCCATCCAGGCCGGCTGCTCTCAAGACGACGACACGGGCTCCGCAGACTCCGACGAGACGCCCCCCATAACCTCATCCATCAGCAGCTACAGCAGCACCACCG TCTCCACGTGTACGGCCGTCTATAAGAAGAATCCTCCGCCTATTCCTCCTCGAACCACCTCCAAACCCTACATCGCGGTGACGGTCCAGAGCAGCACCGAATCGGCCCAGGACACGTACCTGGACAGCCAGGACCAGCGCAGCGAGGTCAACAGCCAATCAGGACGCAGCAACTCCTCCGACAGCATCGCCAGCTCTCGGACGGGGAGTCTGGTCAAGGCCAAGCGGCCACCCATCCTGCCCCCAATCCCCGCCCCGCGGGAACCCGTGCCCCTGCCCAGCGCCAGAGTGACCACGCCCCCTCCCACCATAGTCCCGCCCTCTCCCGCCCCAGACGCCAAAAACCAGCCAGCGAGCCTCACAGTGGCACTTAGCGAACCGCAAGCCCCGCCCAAAAGAAAGCTCTCCTCCATTGGCATTCAG GTGGACTGTGTGCAGCCGATTCTGAGAGAGGAGCAAACTCCCACCACCAGGTTCCAGTCCATCGGGGTTCAGGTTGAAGACGGCAGGCC ACTCAGTCGCTACACTAGCATGGCGTCTAGACAGGAGACGACGGAGGCCGAATCTCAGTCCGACGGTAAACCCTCGCAGAACAAGACGCCCCACCAGAGTCTGGACTGCAGCAGCGTTCTCAAACCCTCGCTGCAGGAGAAGCTGGACCCAGCGCTGGACCCGTCCTCCCTCCCACCGCCCGACCCGTCTCTGCAGGCTGGGAGCATGAACGGGGCCGTGGAGCAGCCTGGGGGTGCGGCGTGCCTCAGGGACGGGTGCTGGTTCCAGAAACTTCTTCAGGCCGAGGCCGAACGCATGGAGGCCTGGTGTCAGCAGATGGAGCAGGAGACCAAAGATAAACCGCTGTCAGAGGAGG TTTTGGGGAAGGTGCGCAGTGCCGTAGGAAGCGCTCAGCTCTTGATGTCTCAGAAGTTCAAGCAGTTTCAGGGTCTCTGTGAGCAGAACCTG gatgCGAGTGCTCAGCCGCGGCCCACAGCGCAGGATCTGGCCGGGTTCTGGGATCTGCTGCAGCTCTCCATCGAGGACATCAGCATGAAGTTTGACGAGCTGCACCTCCTCAAGTCCAACGACTGGAAGATGTGCGAGACCCAGGACAAAAAG GAGGAGAAGAAGTCGGCTCCGTCCCACACACCAAAGAAGACGGTGAAGGTCAAACCCAGCGGAGGAAAGGAGAAGAGCAGCGACTCGCTGGCCGACAAACAGCGTCAGGAGGCCAGGAAGAGACTGATGGCGGCCAAGCGAGCGGTTTCTGAACGACAGAACTCTGCCACCGAGAGCGCCGAGAGCATCGAGATCTACGTCCCCGAGGCTCAGACGCGACTCTAA
- the dlgap4a gene encoding disks large-associated protein 4 isoform X2, giving the protein MVGSVERKDLTAGGFGRNIEKKTNNTLSVDLLIVSFLFNATGWTHAVDADRFTHRGRGKVSTCTAVYKKNPPPIPPRTTSKPYIAVTVQSSTESAQDTYLDSQDQRSEVNSQSGRSNSSDSIASSRTGSLVKAKRPPILPPIPAPREPVPLPSARVTTPPPTIVPPSPAPDAKNQPASLTVALSEPQAPPKRKLSSIGIQVDCVQPILREEQTPTTRFQSIGVQVEDGRPLSRYTSMASRQETTEAESQSDGKPSQNKTPHQSLDCSSVLKPSLQEKLDPALDPSSLPPPDPSLQAGSMNGAVEQPGGAACLRDGCWFQKLLQAEAERMEAWCQQMEQETKDKPLSEEVLGKVRSAVGSAQLLMSQKFKQFQGLCEQNLDASAQPRPTAQDLAGFWDLLQLSIEDISMKFDELHLLKSNDWKMCETQDKKEEKKSAPSHTPKKTVKVKPSGGKEKSSDSLADKQRQEARKRLMAAKRAVSERQNSATESAESIEIYVPEAQTRL; this is encoded by the exons ATGGTGGGCTCCGTTGAGCGAAAAGATTTAACAGCGGGTGGGTTCGGAAGAAAcatagaaaaaaagacaaataacacCCTTTCAGTGGATCTTTTAATCGTGTCTTTTTTGTTTAACGCGACGGGATGGACGCACGCCGTCGACGCTGATCGCTTCACAcacagaggaagaggaaaag TCTCCACGTGTACGGCCGTCTATAAGAAGAATCCTCCGCCTATTCCTCCTCGAACCACCTCCAAACCCTACATCGCGGTGACGGTCCAGAGCAGCACCGAATCGGCCCAGGACACGTACCTGGACAGCCAGGACCAGCGCAGCGAGGTCAACAGCCAATCAGGACGCAGCAACTCCTCCGACAGCATCGCCAGCTCTCGGACGGGGAGTCTGGTCAAGGCCAAGCGGCCACCCATCCTGCCCCCAATCCCCGCCCCGCGGGAACCCGTGCCCCTGCCCAGCGCCAGAGTGACCACGCCCCCTCCCACCATAGTCCCGCCCTCTCCCGCCCCAGACGCCAAAAACCAGCCAGCGAGCCTCACAGTGGCACTTAGCGAACCGCAAGCCCCGCCCAAAAGAAAGCTCTCCTCCATTGGCATTCAG GTGGACTGTGTGCAGCCGATTCTGAGAGAGGAGCAAACTCCCACCACCAGGTTCCAGTCCATCGGGGTTCAGGTTGAAGACGGCAGGCC ACTCAGTCGCTACACTAGCATGGCGTCTAGACAGGAGACGACGGAGGCCGAATCTCAGTCCGACGGTAAACCCTCGCAGAACAAGACGCCCCACCAGAGTCTGGACTGCAGCAGCGTTCTCAAACCCTCGCTGCAGGAGAAGCTGGACCCAGCGCTGGACCCGTCCTCCCTCCCACCGCCCGACCCGTCTCTGCAGGCTGGGAGCATGAACGGGGCCGTGGAGCAGCCTGGGGGTGCGGCGTGCCTCAGGGACGGGTGCTGGTTCCAGAAACTTCTTCAGGCCGAGGCCGAACGCATGGAGGCCTGGTGTCAGCAGATGGAGCAGGAGACCAAAGATAAACCGCTGTCAGAGGAGG TTTTGGGGAAGGTGCGCAGTGCCGTAGGAAGCGCTCAGCTCTTGATGTCTCAGAAGTTCAAGCAGTTTCAGGGTCTCTGTGAGCAGAACCTG gatgCGAGTGCTCAGCCGCGGCCCACAGCGCAGGATCTGGCCGGGTTCTGGGATCTGCTGCAGCTCTCCATCGAGGACATCAGCATGAAGTTTGACGAGCTGCACCTCCTCAAGTCCAACGACTGGAAGATGTGCGAGACCCAGGACAAAAAG GAGGAGAAGAAGTCGGCTCCGTCCCACACACCAAAGAAGACGGTGAAGGTCAAACCCAGCGGAGGAAAGGAGAAGAGCAGCGACTCGCTGGCCGACAAACAGCGTCAGGAGGCCAGGAAGAGACTGATGGCGGCCAAGCGAGCGGTTTCTGAACGACAGAACTCTGCCACCGAGAGCGCCGAGAGCATCGAGATCTACGTCCCCGAGGCTCAGACGCGACTCTAA